In Serratia marcescens subsp. marcescens ATCC 13880, a single genomic region encodes these proteins:
- a CDS encoding hybrid sensor histidine kinase/response regulator, whose amino-acid sequence MKLTTFKNGSRLAIPAIFAALFLVASTVTLYYYSATLSKKGLYAIAGTQENYSWSIAKFSIKLAEFDTLVEQQSHAAQVDSDNLRLRFEILYSRFYVLETVSESTQPLYAEPGYPEVVKQMRLQMDRIDKLLDNPKIDFSQVFAAMKAIKPYAIEMANLTDHAEVKQRTAAYEDYIEKRHIIFYGLVIVMFSVIALIAITLIVFRQQRLTIRQQAKAIEAEKATRTKNAFLGAIGHELRTSLQSVMSAIDVLVNTRVSAEHADTFQRLETAAQQIESQMKDLTDYAHLDSGMMELRIVPFDAQKLIAETANEIATLTRKEQVKLSCEVECSHLLVHSDPLRIRQIIVNLLTNAYKYTESGSITLHSCLRRQPGGNSLIIEVTDTGIGIEKDQLDQIFKPFTQLDQSHTKQYAGVGMGLAIVHGLVTLLNGTITVYSEIKKGSTFIVSIPVQISEEERADEPAAANAPLQQKPQQVLVVDDNKSVGDAFAALLDKLGYQHELCDSPERALQKLLRRPYDALLLDLQMPGIDGAALARQLRNRRGPNRHVPIIGISAYTPEQLTADQRALFDNYLMKPVRLDALSSALAEVFPAKD is encoded by the coding sequence ATGAAGCTGACGACCTTTAAGAACGGCAGCAGGCTGGCGATCCCGGCCATCTTTGCCGCGCTGTTTTTAGTGGCTTCGACCGTCACGCTCTATTACTACAGCGCCACCCTGTCGAAAAAAGGGCTGTATGCCATCGCCGGCACGCAGGAGAATTACTCCTGGTCTATCGCCAAGTTCTCCATCAAGCTGGCGGAGTTCGACACGCTGGTCGAGCAGCAAAGCCATGCCGCGCAGGTGGACAGCGACAATCTGCGGCTGCGGTTCGAAATCCTCTATTCGCGCTTTTACGTGCTGGAAACCGTCTCCGAATCCACGCAACCGCTGTACGCCGAGCCGGGCTACCCGGAAGTGGTCAAGCAGATGCGCCTGCAGATGGATCGCATCGATAAACTGCTGGATAACCCGAAAATCGACTTCAGCCAGGTTTTCGCGGCCATGAAGGCCATCAAGCCTTACGCCATCGAAATGGCCAACCTGACCGACCACGCCGAGGTGAAGCAGCGCACCGCAGCCTATGAGGATTACATCGAGAAACGGCACATTATTTTCTATGGGCTGGTGATCGTCATGTTCTCGGTGATCGCGCTGATCGCCATCACCCTGATCGTGTTCCGCCAGCAGCGGCTGACCATTCGCCAGCAGGCCAAAGCCATTGAGGCGGAGAAAGCGACGCGCACCAAAAACGCCTTCCTCGGCGCCATCGGCCACGAGCTGCGCACCTCATTGCAGAGCGTGATGTCGGCCATCGACGTGCTGGTGAACACCCGAGTGTCGGCGGAGCATGCGGACACTTTCCAGCGGCTGGAGACCGCCGCGCAGCAAATCGAAAGCCAGATGAAGGATCTGACCGACTACGCGCACCTCGACAGCGGCATGATGGAATTGCGCATCGTGCCGTTCGACGCGCAGAAGCTGATCGCGGAAACCGCCAACGAAATCGCCACCCTGACCCGCAAAGAGCAGGTCAAACTGAGCTGCGAAGTGGAGTGCAGCCACCTGTTGGTGCACTCCGATCCGCTGCGCATCCGGCAGATTATCGTCAACCTGCTGACCAACGCCTACAAATACACCGAAAGCGGCAGCATTACGCTGCACAGCTGCCTGCGCCGCCAGCCGGGCGGCAATTCGTTGATCATCGAAGTGACCGACACCGGCATCGGTATTGAAAAAGACCAGCTCGATCAGATATTCAAACCCTTTACCCAGTTGGATCAGTCGCATACCAAACAGTATGCCGGCGTGGGGATGGGGCTGGCGATCGTGCACGGCCTGGTGACGCTGCTCAACGGCACCATCACGGTATACAGCGAAATCAAGAAAGGCAGCACCTTTATCGTCAGCATTCCGGTGCAGATCAGTGAAGAAGAGCGCGCCGACGAGCCCGCCGCCGCCAATGCCCCCCTGCAGCAAAAGCCGCAGCAGGTGCTGGTGGTGGATGACAACAAGTCGGTGGGTGACGCCTTTGCGGCGCTGCTGGACAAGCTGGGCTACCAGCACGAACTGTGCGACTCGCCGGAGCGCGCGTTGCAGAAACTGCTCAGACGCCCTTACGACGCGCTGTTGCTGGATCTGCAGATGCCGGGCATCGACGGCGCCGCCCTGGCCAGGCAGCTGCGCAATCGTCGCGGCCCCAACCGCCATGTGCCAATCATCGGCATCAGCGCCTATACGCCGGAGCAGCTGACGGCGGATCAGCGCGCCCTGTTCGATAACTACCTGATGAAACCGGTTCGGCTGGATGCGCTATCGAGCGCGCTGGCCGAGGTGTTCCCCGCTAAAGATTAA
- a CDS encoding molybdopterin-dependent oxidoreductase: MLFKLCKTLAMACVALIIAQSSALSFTLEVAGKIDNVTDPVKKSYLFTDKQLLAMPVRSITTSTSWTPQRKFEGISVADILERVGAKGETLTFYALNDYYIDVPLSDVKKYNMILAYRMDGEMLKLRNFGPLFLVYPRDAAGPELNSPLYNSRFIWQVDRIVIK; encoded by the coding sequence ATGCTGTTCAAACTATGCAAAACCCTTGCGATGGCCTGCGTGGCCCTGATTATCGCCCAGAGCAGCGCGCTCAGCTTTACCCTAGAAGTGGCGGGCAAGATCGACAACGTGACCGACCCGGTCAAAAAAAGCTATCTGTTCACCGATAAGCAGCTGTTGGCGATGCCGGTGCGCAGCATCACCACCTCCACTTCCTGGACGCCGCAGAGAAAATTTGAAGGGATTTCGGTGGCCGATATCCTGGAGCGCGTCGGCGCCAAGGGCGAGACGCTGACTTTCTACGCGCTGAACGATTATTACATCGACGTGCCGCTGTCCGACGTCAAGAAATACAACATGATCCTGGCCTACAGGATGGACGGGGAAATGCTGAAGCTCAGAAACTTCGGCCCGCTGTTCCTGGTTTACCCACGCGACGCCGCCGGGCCTGAACTGAACTCGCCGTTGTACAATTCACGCTTTATCTGGCAAGTCGACAGGATCGTGATCAAATGA